The Elaeis guineensis isolate ETL-2024a chromosome 12, EG11, whole genome shotgun sequence sequence CCTCAAGCTTCACCTGTTCTCTGACACCGTGATCTGATTCTGATATTGACTTCTCCCTCTGACCATCCAGTAAAGCAGACTCATTAAATGTCACATCCCTGCTGATTATTAACCCTGGAGACTTTATATCATTGCACCACAATCTATAGCCTTTCACTCCAGATGCATACCCTAGAAATATGCATTTCTTTGCCCTCGGCTCAAGCTTACCATCCCTCACATGAGCATAAGCAGGACAACCAAATACTCTCAACTGAGAGTAATCAGCAGGTGACCCGGACCAGATCTCAAAAGGAGTTTTACACTCAATAGCTGTAGATGGAGATCGATTTACCAAGAAACAGGCTGTATTAATTGCTTCAGCCCAGAAATCCTTTCCCAAACTTGAATGTGAGAGCATGCTTCGTGCTTTGTCACAAAGCGTTCTGTTCATGCGTTCTGCAATACCATTCTGTTGTGGTGTCCCAGTACAAGTGCGGTGTCTCACTATACCTTCGTCACTGCAGAAAGCATTGAACTCACGATTACAAAATTCCAATCCATTATCAGTTCTAAGACGCTTGACCTTCTTTTCTGTCTGCTTCTCGATCATCGTCTTCCACTTAACAAAAGTTGGAAATGCCTCATCTTTTGTTTTCAGAAAATACACCCAAACCatccgagagtaatcatcaatcaaaGTCATGAAATATCTGGCACCATTCTTGGAAGGAATTCTGTTAGGACCCCATAGATCTGAATGGATGTAATCCACTGTACCTCTGGTCCTGTGCACTgcctttttgttgaacttcaccCTGGTCTGTTTGCCAAACACACAGTGTTCACAAAAATCCATAGATTCTGTTTTCTGTCTGTCCAATAAGTCTCGCTTGCTCAATACAGATAACCCTCTCTCACTCATATGACCAAGACGCAAATGCCACAGCTGAGTCTGATTCTGATTACTGCTCCTAGATACTACTGCAGCTTCCCCTGAAACTATACTTCCCTGAAGAACATACAATCCTGAAACCAAACTGCCTTTCATGAGTACCATAGAGCCCTTGCATACtttgagaattccattctctgcaTGGTATTTGTATCCATGAGAGTCTAGTGTCCCAAGGGAAATTAGGTTCTTCTTCAATCCTGGAACATGCCAACACTCCATAGTTctgacaatcccatcaaacatccttaaTCTGATGTTACCTACACCCTCCACAGGTAATGCACGATCATTTCCCAGAAATACTTTACCACTCATCTGTTTATAAGTGACAAACCAATTTCTGTGTGGACACATGTGATAAGTAGCACCACTATCAAGGACCCAGGAACTCTGTCCATGATCTGAACTCACAGATAGAATTTCTCCAGCACTATCACTGTCATCAGAATTATTGAACCTGTCAACAACATTCGCAGAACTCTCTGATTGCTTTCcccttttatttttcaacttggGACAATCTCTCCTGTAGTGTCCCCGCTCCCCGCACTCAAAACAGTTAGCCTTTTTCATTCTAGACTTTGATCTAGCTTTAGATTTCTTTTTAGTTGAAAAACCTTCCCTTGACTGTGTTCTTCCCCTGCTCAACAAACCCTCTCCCTCAGATCTGTCTCTATTgtctgaaaaattctttttcaactCCTTCGATTTTAGTGAATTACTAACATCATCTAGTGAAATACTGTCTTTTCCATACAACAGAGTATCAACAAAAGTCTCATATGAGGGTGGCAACGAACATAACACAATCAAAGCCTGATCCTCACTATCAATATCAATATCTATATTCTTCAGGTCCAtaatgattgaattaaattcatccAGATGTTCTTTAATGGGCGTACCTTCGTTCATTCTAAGATTGTACAGTCTTTTCTTCAGATAGAGACGATTTGTCAGCGATTTGGCAGAATACAGCTCCTCCAATTTCTTCCAcgcttcagatgccgatttttcaCTAGCAATCTCTCGCAGAACATTATCAGTGACGCTCATGAAAATCGCACTCAAGGCTCTCTCCTTCAGATCGGCCTTGTCCGCCTCCTTCATACCCTCTGGAAAGTTATTCTCAACTGCCTTCCATAAACCTTGCAGAATCAaggaagattttattttaatcttccacagACTGAAACTCGATCCTCCGTTAAACTTCTCCACCTCATACTTCGTTGAAGACGATGCCATCTGTGAACCTTAAACTGCACGCATacaatgctctgataccaatttgttatagcaagcacaaatatagggcacacacagattcgtacaatcacacaaaatagagaagagaaagaaaaacaaacacaggatttacgtggttcggctgaaaagcctacgtccacgggcaagacacgagagaaaaatttcactatgatgaaaagagagatacaatcactccagaactctccaaaccctagccGCACTTTGATTTCCCAAACCTCTCACAAAAACTGCCGAGATTGGCAGAAAATACAATATTCCTATCGGCCCATGCCCTCCGCTACCACCACAGACCTCCCAAAATATTTCATTCAGGTCGCAACGCGGGCTTTTCAGATTGGGTCATAATTCGAGCCCATAAAAgatatccaaaattcaagccacattaacAGCCTTCCACTACTTGTAGTTACTAATTACTACTTTATGTATATGTTGAGCTAGAAAATAAGCCAATATGACTTCTTTAATCCCACTTCCTTTCCTCCAAAGCAGCTCTCATATGAGCGATGGGATTGTAGAAGCCGCAACAGTCCAACCCATCAAAGAAGAAGACCATCGGCAGGATTTGGTGCAACCACTTGAACATTTTTCCTCAAATATTCCATCTTCATTGCTTAACAACACTGAAGGAGAAACTTGTCCACCTTTTTCAATGCTGAATCACAGCGGCCATATATATCGGATTAAAAAGCCATCTCCTGATAGTTGCAGCTTTTCTTCTCAACAAAAGCATTTGGAAAAACCCATAACCTCTCGTATTACACCATTTAAGGTAAGTCTACAAACAATCTTGTGCATAGAAACCCAAAGAACTCACAACTACCATGCTATATCGCTGTCTTCCAGGTTCGAAAAGAGAAGCTTGGTGACAGATTCGCCGCGCTGCAACAGCTGGTTTCACCATTTGGGAAGGTGGAAATATTCAGAACCGATGACTTTTTACGTGTTCCAAAACTAACTGATAAGTTGAATGCCACAATGATCAATCCTGTTCCTTGTTGCCACTAAACTAAAATCGGTATTCATTAATTCTTTGTATATATGAATCTTTTCAGACTGACACGGCCTCCGTGTTGTTGGATGCAATTGAATACATCAAATGTCTTCATGAGCAGTTGACTGTATGTTGGACCCCAGAAAGCTTTTAGAAACTACcattttgttataaattatcatgaGTTGTTGATAAATGATGAATCTTACAACTTTCAATGGTAATTTCAGGTACTATGCTCTCCATATGTGAAAATGGTTTGTATCTTTTCcatattagaaattaaattttaattaatatcacCTAGGTACTTGAATGCCATTAATTTACACCAAAATAAGTGATAAAAATCAAGGTGATGATAACGATTAGTTAGCTGGTGTTACTGCTGTTAACCAAACTAGAGATCCACATAATCATGAGATGAAACTAAAACTGACCAAATTGTGATCATTAACACGTCGACCCTTGTGTTTCATATCAGAAGATTTTCAAATTTCCTAAAGAAATttgtaaaaattttcttttcgtCCCGTGCACAGTCTTGATAGCAATTTTGAATTTTCAGTCATGTATGAATATTTTCGCTCATGCTTTTCAGAGCTATGAAATTAAGAAGGAGATGGGAGGAAAAGAAGACCTGAGAAGTAGAGGACTGTGCTTGGTTCCCATCTCCACCATCTGCAATGCAGGAAGGACACCTCCATCAGCTCTTAGGCTCCCGTACGTGGCTGGCACAAGCTACCGGTGAGTACTCATACTTCCATGAAGATGTCTAGAGGGAGTCAAGTCTCATGCCTAACCACTGATAATGTTTAATTAGACTGGAGAGCGCCTTAGAGAACTAATGCTTTCCATAAGAAATACACCTACTCTAAGATGTGTTTAACTGTGGATTAGATCAGAACAGGTGTTGGTTATTCATGAACATCGATCAtagtttttctctcctctcttcttcttgttcttcttctttatttttttgatggttgaATATTGCAGCTTTTATATATAAATTGCAGAAATGCTGGAAAGGTACGTAACAGTTGGGAACTTCTGTTATTCTCTCCCTGATACCAATTTGAAGGACACTAGCCTACCATGCATGGGACGAAATTAATGGAAAGAACGAAACATCTAAATTACTGTGCATAATAGGATATTACAAGCGCAGCATCTAAATTACTGTGTATAATAGGATATTACAGTTATGTCACTTAATTAGCTTAAATAAATTACAGAAAAATGCAAGCTTGGTGTACAAATTAGCTTGTTGCACTTGCAGGTATATATGGCTGTATGTTACCTAAATACAATTATATTCTTAATGTATACCTTTCAAGTACTTTCAGCTTCTCTCAACGTATCCAAGCAATGCCAGCTAACCAACAACCCTCCTATAGAATGACCCATCACCCAGGTTCATCCCCATTACTAACTAGCGTGATTAATTATTTAGGTCGCAGACCTTGTTTCTCACTGATTCCAAGAGAgttgttctttttttcttccctttaataatttattttatatcttgAGAGAAGAATTCGGAGGGAGATATATCATGTTCATTCCTGTTTTCCTTCTGGATGCCAAGATGGGTGGTCCAAACTGCCTTCTTTTTAAGTTTGCATCCATTCCAAACATGTACACGCAATCATGGTCCATCCAATCCTTCGACCTTAATCAACACATCGCCAATGAGTTCGACAGGTATCATTCAGGCAGAACAGCAAAACAGCTTTGTAGCATTAAAGGAAAGTAGAAGTATGTACTTCCATTTGTTATTTTTCAACTTAAGCTTTTATTTTAGGAAAAACTATATAACAATATAGCAAATTGGCAACCACATCAAAACAACCCAAAGCTCCCGGTCTCCTCCACCTAAACACTAAGATTCTCCATAGCTTTCTCACCAGCTTTCTCTGCCACGTACTGAATCAAGCGTGTGATGCTCAGATTGGAAGACCCACCCTCCTCCAGAGCCTTGTTTGCTTTCTCCCCTAACTCCTTcgctctcctcctcctctcatTCCCTTCCTCCCCTTCATCCATCAGCCTCTCTACAGCCTTCGTCAGCTGCTCTCTCTTCACCATCACTCCACCCTCCTCCCCTTTGCACCAGCCCGTCGGCATTTCGACTCCGACCGCCACGCCGAACCCCAGAACCTCCACGATCAACTTCTCATTAAGGAACTGCTCGGCGAAGAGCGGCCAGGTTACCATCGGCACGCCTGCGGACACTCCCTCCAGCGTCGAGTTCCACCCACAGTGCGTCACGAACCCTCCCACCGCTGGGTGCGACAGGATCATCACCTGCGGCGCCCACCCCTTGATCAAAAGGCACCTCGAATCCACCCTCCCTTTTATCCTTTCCCCCACCCACTTCTCCACCTCCTCCAATGGCTTCTGACCCCCCTTGATGACCCAAATGAAAGGTCTGCTCGAAGCGAGCAGGCCGGCCCCCATCTCTTTCAGCTGCAAGGATGAAAATTTGCCCATGCTGCCGAAGCTAACGTAGATCACCGACTTGGGTTTCTTCGAATCCAACCACTTCAAGCACTGCTCCTTGTCGACCGTTGACTTATTCCCCCTCTCCGCCATGTCCGACCTTCCTTTGTTCTGAAGCGAGACCGGACCGACGGTCCACGCCTTCTTCCCCGTCGCCTTCTCGATGCGTTCCGTATATCCTGGCTCCAACTCATCAAAGCTGTTCACGATCACTCCATCTGCCATCTCGTCAGCTTCTCTGACCTCCTCGTAGATCTCCTGGTATGGGACGTCGTCATGGAATTGCCTCGGTAGCTTCCACCTCGTCATCTCGATCCGATGAGGCAATCCTGGCAAGATGAAAGAATCCGACATCGAGGGCATGGTCTCGTGGGTCTTGTAGTGGTGCAAgtagtggatgctcaagaggGAGCAGCAAGAGTAGCCATGGAAGGCGAGGCAAGGGACTCCGAGGTCTCGAGCGACTCCATGAGCCCATGGGTGGTAGACATCGATGATCATGCAGCTCAGAGGGAGTGAAGAGCCGCTGCGAAGGTATTGCAGAAGGGGTCCTCGTAGATGCTTTGTTGCTTGGAAGAAGTTGAGGATCAAGTCACGGGAAGGGAGGCTGTCGAGGTTCTCGCAGCCCTCCGGGAGGCCGAACTCGGCGGCGGGGAAGCGGAGGGTGACGAAATGGAGGAGGCGGCCGGAGGCGGAGATGCGGTCGATGGTGGATTGGATGCGGGCCGCATTGACGGGGGTGGTGATGATGGAGACCGTCACGCCATGCTCGGCGAGTAGGCGGGCGATGTCCACCATGGGAATCATGTGGCCTTGAGCGAGCCATGGGATTAGAACAAAGTGGAGGTTGCCCATGGTGTTGTTTTCGTCGGTGTAAGGTGTTGGGAAAAATGCTTGGAATGGTCTAAAGATCTCTCTTCTTGACCCAAAGGAGGGAGGCTTAGAACTTAAAACGGACCAGTCAACTCAATGGAATTTTATTGAACATTCAGATAAGCacgagaaagaagagatcaaggaaagataaggaggaagaagaagagagggaaagGACGAGACACCAAGAGATCTTTGCAGCTGCAAATAAGTGGGCATGGAGGTGTTCCTTGGAACAAATAGCAGCTCATTCCTTCGAGTGGGATGCTTATTAATGCCAGCCATGGATTAAAAAATTCTTGTCGCATGAGATGACGAATGTGCATACGTTCAGTGAGGGTAGGTAAAGGAGTTTGCCTCCTAGTTCGACAAATAATTTCTCCTCTGCAAGGACGGAAGTTGACACGTAACTTTACTTAAAACCGCGTTACCTGAATGAGGTACGTGTCCAGTTCGATCCGGGGGTGGCAGCGACTTGGGCCACAGACGTCATATCTCGTCCTTCTTACGACACCGACGAAGAGAGctctttttctaaataatatataaaaaaaaatatttatataaataatataaaatctaatttatttatcaaaataatataaaaaataaaaaatatcattttgaatagcatTCTCTCCCTGCCACGTCACCCATTTTTTTCCACGTAGGCatcgttcaaaaaaaaaaatcatttaaaatgatatttttaaaaacaccattcaaaatgatgttttctatttttttaaaaaaaataaatattaaaaatttaaattaataaataaattaaaattttaattttaaatgaaatttaaaatatcaaaatttgaatttataattcaaataaaaagataattttagatgattttttttcaaattaatttttttttaaaaatgcctgaacaaaaatttaaaaaatttaaaaaattaaaaatatcatagaaaaagaaaaaagagaaagaaatgcgaaagaaataaaaattataaatttaaattttaaaaaataaaaattttaaatttaattcaaaaacatcatttcaaattcttgccaaaaatgttcaaaaaaataaaaaataaaaaataaaaaataaaaagtaccattaaaaaatcaaaattttaaaaaattaaaaaaaaataagaattacaatttcaaatttaaaagaaataaaatttttaaaattaattgaaataaaaatatcatttcaaattactttctcaaattcaaattaatttatttaaaaaatatttgaaagaaataaaaaaatagcctaaaaaaattttataaaaacagaaagaaatgaaaaaaatagaaaaattatataattataaatttgaattaaaaaaattaaatttttaatttgaattaaattttgataaaaagaataaatgaaataaaaaaatgaaaaaaatgagaaaatgagaaaaaaatgtgaaaaaaaagaaatttgtaaataaaactttaaaaaaaaataagaattttaactttaattcaaataaaaaatatcatttcaaattacgttgtccatttcaaattattttttaaaaaaattatctcaagaaaagaaaaaaaatattgtaaaaaaataaaaaatatcctaaaaaaggaaaaaaatagaatttaaaaaaatagaaattgtaattctaattgaaaaacaaaatttttaattttaagaaataaaaattgtaattataattgaaataaaaaatatcattttaaataactaaattaatttaaatataattatttaaaaaatattttaaataaagaaaaaaatacataataaaatgccaaaaagataaaaatagaagaaaactaaatttaaaatttaaaattataaaaattttaaattaaattttttaaaaaaatatcataaaagaagtaaataaaagagaaaaaatggtaataaaatagaaattataattataaattaaaaaaattaactttaatttaaattaaaaattatcattcaaattactatcctcattaaaaaatttaataaataaattttaattaaatttatttattataaaatcacaaaaaaataattaaataaattaagaaaaaaatttaaaaaaatcataaaaaaggaaaagagaaaaaaaaaagagaaaacgccaaagggaatggcgttttctccttcccccctcttcttctctttttctccctcttctcccttcttccttctctagcgtctctccgacagcacggCGGCACGACGGTGAGCTCTCGACGGCGGTGAGctacctcctctctctccctcttcctctctctctctccctctttttcgttggccgcCGACGTCAGAGGgtcggtaaaaaaatataaggaataattttaaatttaaaaaaaaatctaattttaattgaaataaaaaatatcatttcaacttacttttctcatttaaaattaaatttttaaaaaaaatatcaaaaaaaataaaaaaatttaaaaataaaaattaccataaagaagtcaaggggtcgactcacagagtgtgccagccaaaaattttgcgtgccgttcagcccttttagtcatgagtcgattcatggggtcgactcaaaaatataaacctatttttcttacaaaatacacttccaaaaatattgaaattgcctccaatggattacacatcttttgttcttgctcttgaggcttccgaatcagatctgataaaattacgattttgtctctaaaatataataaatcttttttcaaatcaaaatcattaataattcccttaaatactttgtaatcatcaaaatcaattcaaagagcaacattcgatatattattatttacgttataatttttatagtccttttagcataactttttctctcctaatattttgagacacattcgagtatgtgtatctatatgcacaaagcataatatccgatcatttgaaattaaatgatataaaataaaattaatatttattattattaaatagaataaaaatatcaaacgtacaaaaaatagtacaataaaaatgtaaaaaatactaagtacaaatataacaaagactaagtcccacaaggacgtcgcggtgcccgtggtcgcttggaccttctcaggaaggtcctcgccgactgctcctgctgtgatggctcctcccctatatcagtggaggagatctgctgatcatgctgctcaggaataactgatgctgtcggatcatccaCGGACTGAGAGATCcgttcaaccctctcatctggatacacggatggatctgaaaagaaagtatcatactcatatgGCCAATTGGTATCCGATGATGTCATCtaagggatgtaggaagaagaaggcgctgtcatctgtggatcaaaaggcggtggcatctgtgcagcatctaatgatgacatctgtggaatatgcggtgatggcatatgtgaaacatatggtgatggcgtatatctcatatctgacgtcggagctgctccataccaaggcgcat is a genomic window containing:
- the LOC105055519 gene encoding transcription factor bHLH112-like isoform X1, which translates into the protein MGEETHGSGRMSETQQWVSLPANGPIVSTSSTSFLETSNPLRAWDNEIFSSHMSDGIVEAATVQPIKEEDHRQDLVQPLEHFSSNIPSSLLNNTEGETCPPFSMLNHSGHIYRIKKPSPDSCSFSSQQKHLEKPITSRITPFKVRKEKLGDRFAALQQLVSPFGKTDTASVLLDAIEYIKCLHEQLTVLCSPYVKMSYEIKKEMGGKEDLRSRGLCLVPISTICNAGRTPPSALRLPYVAGTSYRFYI
- the LOC105055519 gene encoding uncharacterized protein isoform X2, producing the protein MGEETHGSGRMSETQQWVSLPANGPIVSTSSTSFLETSNPLRAWDNEIFSSHMSDGIVEAATVQPIKEEDHRQDLVQPLEHFSSNIPSSLLNNTEGETCPPFSMLNHSGHIYRIKKPSPDSCSFSSQQKHLEKPITSRITPFKVRKEKLGDRFAALQQLVSPFGKSYEIKKEMGGKEDLRSRGLCLVPISTICNAGRTPPSALRLPYVAGTSYRFYI
- the LOC105055417 gene encoding UDP-glycosyltransferase 73C5-like, which encodes MGNLHFVLIPWLAQGHMIPMVDIARLLAEHGVTVSIITTPVNAARIQSTIDRISASGRLLHFVTLRFPAAEFGLPEGCENLDSLPSRDLILNFFQATKHLRGPLLQYLRSGSSLPLSCMIIDVYHPWAHGVARDLGVPCLAFHGYSCCSLLSIHYLHHYKTHETMPSMSDSFILPGLPHRIEMTRWKLPRQFHDDVPYQEIYEEVREADEMADGVIVNSFDELEPGYTERIEKATGKKAWTVGPVSLQNKGRSDMAERGNKSTVDKEQCLKWLDSKKPKSVIYVSFGSMGKFSSLQLKEMGAGLLASSRPFIWVIKGGQKPLEEVEKWVGERIKGRVDSRCLLIKGWAPQVMILSHPAVGGFVTHCGWNSTLEGVSAGVPMVTWPLFAEQFLNEKLIVEVLGFGVAVGVEMPTGWCKGEEGGVMVKREQLTKAVERLMDEGEEGNERRRRAKELGEKANKALEEGGSSNLSITRLIQYVAEKAGEKAMENLSV